The following proteins come from a genomic window of Actinacidiphila yeochonensis CN732:
- the rsfS gene encoding ribosome silencing factor, whose amino-acid sequence MTATDRSVELIRAASQAAADKLAHDIIAYDVSDVLSITDAFLVASAPNDRQVRAIVDAIEEVLRKDLDAKPVRREGERDGRWILLDYVDIVVHVQHSEERVFYALERLWKDCPEIDLPEDAVATRGKGAAHAEALAASEAFDEDA is encoded by the coding sequence GTGACCGCCACAGACCGATCCGTCGAGCTCATCCGCGCCGCCTCCCAGGCTGCCGCCGACAAGCTCGCGCACGACATCATCGCCTACGACGTCAGCGATGTGCTCTCCATCACCGACGCCTTCCTGGTGGCCTCCGCACCCAACGACCGGCAGGTCAGGGCGATCGTGGACGCGATCGAGGAGGTCCTCCGCAAGGACCTGGACGCCAAGCCGGTCCGCCGCGAGGGCGAGCGGGACGGCCGCTGGATCCTGCTCGACTACGTCGACATCGTCGTCCATGTCCAGCACTCCGAGGAGCGTGTCTTCTACGCGCTGGAGCGGCTGTGGAAGGACTGCCCCGAGATCGACCTGCCCGAGGACGCCGTCGCCACCCGCGGCAAGGGCGCGGCCCACGCCGAGGCGCTCGCGGCCTCGGAGGCGTTCGACGAGGACGCGTGA
- a CDS encoding histidine phosphatase family protein, which translates to MTSADRGRRIVLWRHGQTSWNLEQRFQGDTDIPLTEVGVAQARRAARMLAALAPDRVIASDLRRAAATAAELTALTGQTATPYEGLRETYAGEWQGLTHTEILARFGEQYTAWKRGEPVRRGGGELETEVADRAAPVVLAEADKLPPGGLLVVVSHGGTIRTTIGRLLGLDPRSWESLGGLSNCCWSVLGEGVRGWRLTEHNASSLPEAVLGDDR; encoded by the coding sequence GTGACCTCAGCCGACCGCGGCCGCCGGATCGTCCTCTGGCGGCACGGCCAGACCTCCTGGAACCTCGAACAGCGCTTCCAGGGCGACACCGACATCCCGCTGACGGAGGTCGGCGTCGCCCAGGCCCGGCGGGCCGCCCGTATGCTCGCCGCCCTCGCGCCGGACCGGGTGATCGCCTCCGACCTCCGGCGGGCCGCCGCCACCGCCGCCGAGCTGACGGCGCTCACCGGGCAGACCGCCACCCCCTACGAGGGGCTGCGCGAGACGTACGCGGGGGAGTGGCAGGGCCTGACCCACACCGAGATCCTGGCCCGCTTCGGCGAGCAGTACACGGCCTGGAAGCGCGGTGAGCCGGTCCGCCGCGGCGGCGGCGAACTGGAGACCGAGGTGGCCGACCGTGCCGCGCCGGTGGTGCTCGCCGAGGCCGACAAGCTGCCCCCGGGCGGTCTGCTGGTCGTGGTCAGCCACGGCGGCACGATCCGCACCACCATCGGCAGGTTGCTCGGCCTCGACCCCCGTAGCTGGGAGTCGCTGGGCGGCCTGTCCAACTGCTGCTGGTCCGTCCTCGGCGAGGGCGTGCGCGGCTGGCGGTTGACCGAGCACAACGCGAGCAGCCTGCCGGAAGCGGTTCTCGGCGACGACCGCTGA